The Raoultibacter phocaeensis genome includes a window with the following:
- a CDS encoding heavy metal-binding domain-containing protein, whose amino-acid sequence MYLDDFAAMYGFDVNQIEAFIADAGFEIKPSFTRKTIRDSDVGPIVNGFHRHLEQQAEKQKAMASILITSGFGFDGYTIKKYSGYISGDDAVQVDRGKIGLFSQGTDVSSALMSSIVHIRRNALAELKEAAYELGCNAVIGVDFDYLTLEPETVGTAGQTVYLPYVFGVTANGNAVVIEKDSPGN is encoded by the coding sequence ATGTATCTCGACGATTTTGCGGCAATGTACGGGTTCGACGTCAACCAAATCGAGGCGTTTATCGCCGATGCGGGCTTTGAGATAAAGCCGAGCTTTACCAGAAAGACCATCCGGGATTCCGATGTCGGGCCGATCGTGAACGGTTTTCACCGGCATCTCGAGCAGCAGGCCGAAAAGCAGAAGGCGATGGCATCGATACTGATCACGTCCGGCTTCGGGTTCGACGGCTATACGATCAAAAAGTACTCGGGCTACATCTCGGGCGACGATGCCGTGCAGGTTGATCGCGGAAAAATCGGGTTGTTCAGCCAGGGCACCGATGTGAGCAGCGCGCTGATGAGCTCGATCGTGCATATTCGCAGAAACGCGCTCGCGGAGCTCAAAGAAGCTGCATACGAGCTGGGGTGCAACGCGGTGATCGGCGTCGATTTCGATTACTTGACGCTCGAGCCCGAAACGGTGGGCACGGCCGGGCAAACGGTTTACCTTCCCTACGTATTCGGGGTTACCGCGAACGGGAACGCCGTGGTCATCGAAAAAGACTCGCCAGGGAACTAG
- a CDS encoding SHOCT domain-containing protein, translating to MGFFKAFSGALGGAFADQWRDFYTVPAGLSGTVGVCSAVRSGADAQRSSNTSGSDYVITNGSLILVPEGFALITMENGAVTGFVSDPGGYQWTSDNINARSYFADSGFVDAIVKQSWERFKYGGPPAAAQVALFVNLKEIPNNKFGTQSEIYFDDAYLNTQVGARAHGTYTLRIVDPILFLKGFVPVQYYAPGAFPFYFTDFNNAAANQLFSEVVGSLAGAFSAYVNASGKQHRITAIQSDSVGFAQSLSQAVEQAYHWRYDRGLQIVKATVMAIDYDEGTKALLAKVQQADALMGARGNANLQASFADGLRAAGENPDGGALGMGFMGMGMQAAGGAAGAMQQPNQAPGYSAVQPSPTDAASGEDPYERLAKLKNLLDQGVISQEEFDAAKAKVLDG from the coding sequence ATGGGCTTCTTCAAGGCTTTCAGCGGAGCGCTCGGCGGAGCGTTTGCCGATCAATGGAGGGATTTCTATACGGTGCCTGCGGGGCTATCGGGAACCGTGGGAGTATGTTCGGCCGTCAGAAGCGGTGCGGATGCCCAGCGCTCCTCGAACACCAGCGGAAGCGACTACGTCATCACCAACGGATCCCTCATCCTCGTCCCCGAGGGATTCGCGCTCATCACGATGGAGAACGGTGCGGTAACCGGGTTCGTGTCCGACCCCGGAGGGTATCAGTGGACGTCCGACAACATCAACGCACGCTCGTATTTCGCCGATTCGGGTTTTGTGGACGCGATCGTCAAGCAGTCATGGGAGCGGTTCAAATACGGCGGTCCGCCTGCTGCGGCGCAGGTGGCCCTCTTCGTGAACCTCAAAGAGATTCCCAACAACAAATTCGGCACTCAGAGCGAAATCTACTTCGACGACGCGTACCTCAACACGCAGGTCGGCGCGAGGGCTCACGGAACGTATACGTTGAGGATCGTCGATCCCATCCTGTTTTTGAAGGGCTTCGTGCCGGTTCAGTACTACGCGCCCGGTGCCTTCCCCTTCTACTTCACCGATTTCAACAACGCCGCTGCGAACCAGCTGTTCTCCGAGGTGGTCGGATCGCTCGCGGGAGCTTTCAGCGCTTACGTGAACGCAAGCGGCAAGCAGCACAGGATCACCGCCATCCAGAGTGATTCCGTCGGATTCGCCCAATCGCTCTCGCAGGCGGTCGAACAGGCCTATCACTGGCGATACGACAGGGGATTGCAGATCGTCAAGGCAACCGTCATGGCGATCGATTACGACGAGGGCACCAAGGCACTGCTCGCAAAGGTACAGCAGGCCGATGCGCTCATGGGGGCGCGAGGCAACGCCAATTTGCAGGCGTCGTTCGCCGACGGGCTGCGGGCCGCGGGCGAGAACCCGGACGGCGGGGCTTTGGGCATGGGCTTCATGGGCATGGGCATGCAAGCGGCCGGCGGTGCGGCCGGGGCGATGCAGCAGCCGAACCAAGCGCCGGGGTATTCGGCAGTGCAACCGTCGCCGACCGACGCTGCATCGGGGGAAGATCCCTACGAGCGGCTCGCCAAGCTGAAGAACCTGCTCGATCAAGGTGTGATATCGCAAGAAGAGTTCGATGCAGCGAAGGCAAAGGTGCTCGACGGGTAG
- a CDS encoding alanine/glycine:cation symporter family protein, with protein MEGFFDTINSALVVIDDWIWGIPLMVLILFGGILLTVRLKGVQFRQLPRALRYMVKNETGGEGEVSSFGALCTALSATIGTGNIVGVATAIVAGGPGAMFWMWLAALFGMATKFSEGLLAVKYRSVDKKTGHVLGGPFYYIERGMGKNWRWLAKIFAFFGMCVGLFGIGTFTQVNSISTAITGFFDPEKAATVSILGMDYSIATVIGSLVLAVLVGLVVIGGLKRIAKVSERVIPAMVVVYVGFSLVLIFTNLDKLPGAFMTIIESAFGLQAVAGGMLGAIIVAMQKGIARGIFSNEAGLGSAPIAAAAAQTKEPVRQGLVSMTGTFLDTIVVCSMTGLALVMTGAYQVPGLEGAAVTTAAFQAGLPFVPPEVVSFVLMACLVLFGFTTILGWDYYGERCLEYFSNGNMNSVKVYRWLYIAAVFIGPYMTVAAVWTIADIFNGLMAIPNMIALIALSGVVAKETKDYFARLKAAGDEEHMEPHLPGDNWDIPPIDPITER; from the coding sequence GTGGAAGGCTTTTTCGACACAATCAATTCGGCACTCGTTGTCATCGACGATTGGATATGGGGCATCCCGCTCATGGTGCTCATCCTGTTCGGCGGCATCCTCTTAACCGTACGTCTTAAAGGCGTGCAGTTCCGTCAACTCCCCCGCGCCCTGCGCTACATGGTAAAGAACGAAACAGGCGGGGAAGGCGAAGTTTCCAGCTTCGGCGCGTTGTGCACCGCACTTTCAGCCACCATCGGAACGGGTAACATCGTGGGCGTAGCGACTGCCATCGTCGCAGGCGGCCCCGGCGCCATGTTCTGGATGTGGCTGGCAGCGCTGTTCGGCATGGCGACCAAATTCTCCGAGGGGCTGCTCGCCGTCAAGTACCGCAGCGTCGACAAGAAGACCGGACACGTACTCGGCGGTCCGTTTTACTATATCGAACGTGGCATGGGCAAGAACTGGCGCTGGCTCGCGAAGATCTTCGCGTTTTTCGGCATGTGCGTGGGTCTGTTCGGCATCGGAACGTTTACGCAGGTGAACTCGATCTCAACGGCTATCACCGGCTTTTTCGATCCCGAGAAGGCAGCAACCGTGAGCATTCTCGGGATGGACTACTCCATCGCCACCGTGATCGGCTCGCTCGTGCTCGCCGTGCTCGTAGGGCTCGTCGTGATCGGCGGGCTCAAACGCATCGCGAAGGTTTCCGAGCGCGTTATCCCCGCAATGGTAGTTGTCTACGTGGGCTTTTCGCTCGTGCTCATCTTCACGAACCTCGATAAGCTGCCCGGTGCGTTCATGACGATCATCGAAAGCGCGTTCGGACTTCAAGCGGTTGCAGGCGGCATGCTCGGTGCGATCATCGTCGCCATGCAGAAGGGCATCGCGCGCGGCATCTTCTCAAACGAAGCGGGCTTAGGCTCGGCCCCCATCGCCGCGGCGGCTGCGCAGACCAAGGAGCCCGTGCGCCAGGGCCTCGTCTCGATGACCGGCACGTTTCTCGATACCATCGTCGTCTGTTCGATGACTGGCCTTGCGCTCGTGATGACGGGAGCCTATCAGGTGCCTGGCCTCGAGGGAGCGGCCGTCACGACGGCAGCGTTCCAAGCGGGGTTGCCGTTCGTTCCGCCCGAGGTGGTATCGTTCGTGCTTATGGCGTGCCTCGTGCTGTTCGGCTTCACAACGATCCTCGGTTGGGATTACTACGGCGAGCGCTGCTTGGAGTATTTCAGCAACGGCAACATGAACTCGGTCAAGGTGTATCGCTGGCTCTACATCGCCGCCGTGTTCATCGGCCCCTACATGACCGTAGCCGCCGTATGGACCATCGCCGATATCTTCAACGGCCTCATGGCCATCCCGAACATGATCGCCCTTATCGCCCTCTCGGGCGTGGTGGCGAAGGAGACGAAGGATTACTTCGCGCGCCTCAAAGCCGCCGGCGACGAAGAGCACATGGAGCCGCACCTGCCCGGTGACAACTGGGATATCCCACCCATCGATCCGATCACGGAGCGCTAG
- a CDS encoding MarR family winged helix-turn-helix transcriptional regulator — MMVGKHNQFIGYKVYDAQRLTHRTLEVALKQYDLTPGQWNLLNQLDRAGALSQRALAERTRKEQATITRYLDTLERKGFIVRTRDANDRRAHVITLTDQARDLLKHVEPVAEEAAEQLVDGIEQADIDTFLSVLDRLKQNAETFIEEKTSSRSA, encoded by the coding sequence ATGATGGTTGGCAAGCACAATCAGTTTATCGGGTACAAGGTTTACGATGCTCAGCGTCTGACGCATCGTACGCTCGAAGTGGCCCTGAAGCAGTACGATCTCACGCCTGGACAGTGGAACCTCCTCAACCAGCTCGACCGCGCTGGCGCCCTCTCGCAACGAGCGCTTGCCGAGCGAACGCGTAAGGAACAGGCAACCATTACCCGGTACCTCGATACGCTCGAGCGCAAGGGCTTCATCGTGCGCACCCGCGATGCGAACGATCGGCGCGCGCACGTGATCACCCTGACCGACCAAGCACGGGATCTCCTCAAGCACGTTGAGCCCGTTGCCGAAGAAGCAGCTGAGCAGCTTGTCGACGGCATCGAGCAAGCGGATATCGATACGTTTCTCAGCGTACTCGACCGCCTCAAGCAAAACGCCGAAACGTTCATCGAGGAGAAAACGTCTTCGCGCTCGGCTTGA
- a CDS encoding radical SAM protein, producing MDLKTYQAAFTEVAAEYERTVSSFGLAFEREESQPRGKRFEDPTWACENCGKSLIGGNGWISPGCIACRTGEKTVTFFISLACPKNCYFCFNPNQEDYERYCRTDRDALGELEGAHAAGARFDCIALTGGEPMLHFEKTQAFFARAHELFPDAHLRLYTSGYDLDAAAMDALKGSGLREIRFSVKLEDNEHERRMVEERIRIAVDHIEDVMVEMPVIPGALDEMKDLLVKLARWGAKGINLLEFCFPLNNADAFAARGFDLRRQPFDVLYNYWYAGGIPVAGSEAEALELLRFARERDLDLGVHYCSSDNKNTGQLFQQNRMLGRLQHATGRYLEYRFDEEDYLIKCAKAFGPSVGAVQRALGDLLADDEMRTSLEGGVLSFPDGCVDEIVRCVPNAELGISLNVLEASPEDVSMREVGIEAVRR from the coding sequence ATGGATTTGAAGACATACCAGGCTGCGTTTACCGAAGTCGCTGCCGAATACGAACGTACCGTGTCGTCGTTCGGCCTCGCCTTCGAGCGAGAAGAATCGCAGCCGCGCGGCAAACGGTTCGAAGACCCTACCTGGGCGTGCGAAAACTGCGGCAAAAGCCTTATCGGTGGCAACGGTTGGATTTCTCCCGGATGCATCGCGTGCCGGACGGGCGAGAAGACGGTGACGTTCTTCATCTCTCTTGCGTGCCCTAAGAATTGCTATTTCTGTTTCAATCCGAATCAGGAGGATTACGAGCGGTACTGCCGCACGGATCGGGATGCGCTCGGCGAGCTCGAAGGAGCTCATGCTGCGGGAGCGCGCTTCGATTGCATTGCCCTGACCGGGGGAGAGCCGATGCTGCATTTCGAGAAGACCCAGGCGTTCTTTGCCCGGGCGCACGAACTGTTTCCCGATGCCCATTTGAGGCTTTACACGAGCGGATACGACCTCGATGCCGCTGCGATGGATGCTTTGAAAGGAAGCGGGCTGCGCGAAATACGATTCAGCGTGAAACTCGAAGATAACGAGCATGAGCGACGCATGGTCGAGGAGCGCATCCGCATCGCGGTCGATCATATCGAAGACGTTATGGTGGAAATGCCGGTTATCCCCGGCGCCCTCGACGAGATGAAAGATCTGCTCGTAAAGCTTGCTCGTTGGGGCGCGAAAGGCATCAATCTTTTAGAGTTCTGCTTTCCGCTCAACAACGCCGATGCGTTCGCCGCGCGCGGGTTCGATCTGCGCAGGCAACCGTTCGATGTGCTGTACAACTACTGGTATGCGGGCGGCATTCCCGTGGCGGGCAGCGAAGCGGAGGCGCTCGAGCTGCTGCGTTTCGCTCGCGAGCGCGACCTCGATCTCGGCGTGCACTACTGCTCGTCGGACAATAAGAACACGGGCCAGCTTTTCCAGCAAAACCGGATGCTCGGACGTTTGCAGCATGCGACAGGCCGCTACCTCGAATATCGGTTCGACGAAGAGGACTACCTCATCAAATGCGCGAAGGCGTTCGGTCCTTCGGTGGGGGCCGTGCAGCGCGCGCTCGGCGATCTCCTAGCCGACGATGAGATGCGCACATCACTTGAAGGCGGCGTATTGAGCTTTCCCGATGGGTGCGTGGACGAAATTGTGCGCTGCGTGCCAAATGCCGAGCTTGGCATCAGCCTCAATGTGCTCGAAGCATCTCCCGAGGACGTGAGCATGCGCGAAGTGGGCATCGAGGCCGTAAGGCGCTAG
- a CDS encoding molybdopterin-containing oxidoreductase family protein, translating to MSLKMSRRGFLKASAVASASTLLLGSMSQAAFAEDEAATTSADDVQKIPSACRQCYGRCALFGHVKDGRLVKIEGNPDLFSEGTLCSRAFAIPQEIYNPLRVRYPQKRVGEKGSGQWKRITWEEAYEEAAERFTKIGEEHGWHTIAHQYGTGRDMLQFQAINKLWLELGSTATFGVGNLCWVGSYFTSQRLYGDETQYTGWDGNNTDCILIWCRQERSRGYYDWLTVKRAQERGAKVICVDPRFTCTASKADLWLPIRPGSDMALVLAFVNEIIHSDKCAEDFARYYTNAPFFIDEDGTGYQLRQSMIEEGGSDELYPAWDEAHDQLIFWSGDWQNKQELGGPKAFQWLDAQGNIVADAKPALTGSREINGKTYRTSWDILVEHVTPWTIERAAEFCELDEDRIREAIQIYIDASPAACFCRGQKVEFSINTSGISQAFTIMMALAGNFDTKGGQNIGREPATGYDSFMFDVVPNQQGRMGKRRLETAKNIKKLSVCQNTGYQQILVADDATGELKETTQNSGGQVIYGQQGGFGAATTKAMAKGDPFQIYGYWQQTSEPILSIEGGHEIVEGFKNLDFFVNVDIYMTPSGELADIILPAAHPNEVDRVEWAHSGHGYPTSHTYLIRQPFHAPLGEAKDDMDICFEFAKYMDVDMFWKDKYEFFDYMVKGPETLPPQLSCASFEEFRERISVTGVQMSDVKGAPKYETGFMRKTSDFRPGFNTMFRGNKMGSVYRFPGTTLPDGTQIPAHPQSDNGKMEMWSEDLLLYGNGPLPMYIEPPITPLARPDMLDEYPYTLITGGRSHAFFHTEYRNSPWMREVHLFPTVDINPATAAEHGIEQDDWVWIETYVDRIRQRANLTEAIKPGMIHVEHDWWFPEREATDDLHGAFDSNCNVLFENNGPYDPAVGTDNYGGLCKIYKAEEGAPQNICMNEEDLKIFLPLSAETIASDDQADGVAQVTVKGGAQ from the coding sequence ATGTCATTGAAGATGAGTCGCCGCGGCTTCTTGAAAGCCTCGGCGGTGGCTTCCGCTTCGACGTTGTTGCTGGGCTCAATGTCCCAAGCAGCGTTCGCTGAAGATGAAGCCGCCACCACCTCTGCCGACGACGTCCAGAAGATTCCGAGTGCGTGCCGCCAGTGCTACGGCCGCTGCGCGCTGTTCGGACATGTGAAGGACGGGCGCTTGGTCAAGATCGAGGGCAACCCCGATCTGTTTTCGGAAGGGACGCTGTGCTCGCGCGCGTTCGCCATTCCCCAGGAGATCTACAACCCGCTGCGCGTGCGCTACCCGCAGAAGCGCGTCGGCGAAAAGGGCTCAGGGCAGTGGAAGCGCATCACGTGGGAAGAGGCGTACGAGGAAGCGGCCGAGCGTTTCACGAAGATCGGCGAGGAGCACGGTTGGCACACGATCGCCCACCAATACGGTACCGGCCGCGACATGCTGCAGTTCCAGGCCATCAACAAGCTGTGGCTCGAACTCGGCTCTACGGCTACATTCGGCGTGGGCAACCTGTGCTGGGTCGGGTCGTACTTCACGAGCCAGCGTTTGTACGGCGATGAGACACAGTACACGGGATGGGACGGCAACAATACCGATTGCATCCTCATCTGGTGCCGCCAGGAGCGCAGCCGCGGCTACTACGACTGGCTCACCGTCAAGCGCGCGCAGGAGCGCGGTGCGAAAGTGATCTGCGTCGATCCGCGGTTCACGTGCACGGCGTCCAAGGCCGACCTGTGGCTGCCTATCCGGCCGGGTTCCGATATGGCGCTCGTGCTCGCCTTCGTCAACGAGATCATCCATTCAGATAAGTGCGCCGAAGATTTCGCGCGCTACTACACCAACGCCCCGTTCTTCATCGACGAAGACGGCACAGGCTACCAGCTGCGCCAATCGATGATCGAGGAAGGCGGCTCCGACGAGCTGTATCCCGCATGGGACGAGGCACACGACCAGCTGATCTTCTGGTCGGGCGACTGGCAGAACAAGCAGGAGCTTGGCGGGCCGAAGGCGTTCCAGTGGCTCGATGCTCAAGGCAATATCGTGGCCGATGCGAAGCCGGCGCTTACGGGCAGCCGCGAAATCAACGGTAAAACGTATCGCACCTCGTGGGACATCCTCGTTGAGCACGTGACGCCGTGGACGATCGAGCGCGCGGCCGAATTCTGCGAGCTTGACGAAGATCGCATCCGCGAAGCCATCCAGATATACATCGACGCGAGCCCTGCTGCATGCTTCTGCCGCGGGCAGAAAGTCGAGTTCTCCATCAACACATCGGGCATCTCGCAGGCGTTCACCATCATGATGGCGCTCGCAGGCAACTTCGACACGAAAGGCGGCCAGAATATCGGCCGCGAGCCTGCTACCGGCTACGACTCGTTCATGTTCGACGTCGTACCCAACCAGCAGGGCCGCATGGGCAAACGTCGTCTGGAAACCGCGAAGAACATCAAGAAGCTCTCGGTTTGCCAGAACACAGGCTACCAGCAGATCCTCGTGGCGGACGACGCAACGGGAGAACTGAAGGAAACCACGCAGAACTCCGGCGGCCAGGTCATCTATGGCCAGCAGGGCGGCTTCGGTGCGGCAACCACGAAAGCCATGGCCAAAGGCGACCCGTTCCAGATCTACGGCTATTGGCAGCAAACGAGCGAACCGATCCTCTCCATCGAGGGCGGCCACGAGATCGTCGAAGGGTTCAAGAACCTCGATTTCTTCGTGAACGTCGACATCTACATGACGCCGTCGGGCGAGCTCGCCGATATCATCTTGCCGGCAGCCCATCCCAACGAGGTGGATCGTGTCGAGTGGGCTCACTCGGGTCACGGCTATCCGACGAGCCATACCTACCTCATCCGCCAGCCCTTCCATGCGCCGCTCGGCGAGGCGAAGGACGATATGGACATCTGCTTCGAGTTTGCGAAGTACATGGACGTTGACATGTTCTGGAAGGACAAGTACGAGTTTTTCGATTACATGGTGAAGGGCCCCGAAACCCTGCCGCCGCAGCTTTCGTGCGCAAGCTTCGAAGAGTTCCGCGAGCGCATCAGCGTGACCGGCGTGCAGATGAGCGACGTCAAGGGCGCTCCGAAGTACGAGACGGGCTTCATGCGCAAGACGAGCGATTTCCGACCTGGCTTCAACACGATGTTCCGCGGCAACAAGATGGGCTCGGTCTATCGGTTCCCCGGCACGACGCTGCCCGACGGCACGCAGATTCCTGCGCATCCGCAGTCGGATAACGGCAAGATGGAAATGTGGTCGGAGGATCTGCTGCTCTACGGCAACGGTCCGCTTCCGATGTACATCGAGCCGCCGATCACGCCGCTTGCGCGTCCCGACATGCTCGATGAGTACCCCTACACGCTCATTACGGGCGGCCGTTCCCACGCGTTCTTCCACACCGAGTATCGCAACAGCCCGTGGATGCGCGAGGTGCACCTGTTCCCGACGGTAGATATCAACCCCGCCACCGCCGCCGAGCACGGCATCGAGCAGGACGACTGGGTGTGGATCGAGACCTACGTCGACCGCATCCGTCAGCGTGCGAACCTCACCGAAGCCATCAAGCCGGGAATGATCCACGTCGAGCACGACTGGTGGTTCCCCGAGCGCGAGGCGACCGACGATCTGCACGGCGCGTTCGATTCGAACTGCAACGTGCTGTTCGAGAACAACGGCCCCTACGATCCGGCGGTCGGCACCGACAACTACGGCGGCCTGTGCAAGATATACAAGGCCGAAGAGGGTGCACCCCAGAACATCTGCATGAACGAAGAGGACCTCAAGATATTCCTGCCGCTTTCTGCTGAAACGATCGCCTCCGACGATCAGGCCGACGGCGTGGCTCAGGTAACGGTCAAGGGAGGTGCGCAGTAA
- a CDS encoding 4Fe-4S dicluster domain-containing protein, with protein sequence MTRNIISVDLDSCIGCHSCAVVCKQENGVGLGTYYNKVLTVGPSGTFPDLEMYYLPVACQHCDNPECVSVCPTGASYKREDGVVLVDHSKCIGCQYCVMACPYGVRAYDEGRDKGVIEKCTMCAHLIDKGEQPACVKHCPGQARLFGDLDDPESPPSKMRATKKVHKLTDVGNHPGVDYGLDKFTWKGGE encoded by the coding sequence ATGACCCGCAATATCATCTCAGTCGATCTCGACAGCTGCATCGGGTGCCATTCGTGCGCCGTCGTGTGCAAGCAGGAAAACGGCGTAGGGCTCGGCACCTACTACAACAAGGTGCTCACAGTGGGTCCCTCGGGCACGTTCCCTGATCTGGAAATGTACTATCTGCCTGTGGCCTGTCAGCACTGCGACAACCCCGAGTGCGTGAGCGTGTGCCCGACGGGCGCGAGCTACAAGCGCGAAGACGGCGTGGTGCTCGTCGATCACAGCAAGTGCATCGGATGCCAGTACTGCGTCATGGCCTGTCCTTACGGCGTCCGTGCCTACGACGAGGGCCGCGATAAGGGCGTCATCGAGAAGTGCACGATGTGCGCGCACCTCATCGACAAAGGCGAGCAGCCCGCGTGCGTGAAGCACTGCCCCGGTCAGGCACGCCTGTTCGGCGATCTGGACGATCCCGAATCGCCGCCTTCGAAAATGCGCGCTACCAAGAAAGTTCACAAGCTCACCGATGTCGGCAACCATCCGGGTGTCGATTACGGTCTCGACAAGTTCACCTGGAAGGGCGGTGAGTAA
- a CDS encoding dimethyl sulfoxide reductase anchor subunit family protein, whose protein sequence is MEVQWPLLIFSVLLGITSGVFIFLAVGELKGKFKEVRFTGALIALVCLAVGGCVSVLHMGHPERALHLLGNLGSGLSKELFAVAIMGIVAIAYLILSRKDYPGASKVLGVIGGIIGLVLSPIAGASYLIAARPAWDSIALPLMYLGAGLALGFTLMAALVLLKGKAAEEGGFALKLALAGVIIMAITVIAYVVWIAIAPYQAPSRSIERLISGDLALMFWLGVVVIGVVAPVALTALACVKATKGEGDTGIANPKSLSTYLFASFACTAVGAVAIRMIMYAVGTSVEQLIYK, encoded by the coding sequence ATGGAAGTACAATGGCCTCTGCTGATCTTCAGCGTCCTGCTCGGTATCACCTCCGGCGTCTTCATCTTCTTGGCGGTCGGCGAACTCAAGGGCAAGTTCAAAGAAGTCCGGTTCACCGGCGCGCTCATCGCGCTTGTGTGCCTGGCTGTGGGCGGTTGCGTGTCGGTGCTCCACATGGGGCATCCCGAACGCGCGCTGCATTTGCTCGGCAACCTCGGCTCGGGGCTTTCGAAAGAGCTCTTCGCCGTTGCCATCATGGGTATCGTGGCGATCGCGTATCTGATCCTCTCGCGTAAAGACTACCCCGGCGCATCGAAGGTGCTCGGCGTCATCGGCGGCATCATCGGCCTTGTGCTCTCGCCGATTGCGGGTGCGAGTTACCTGATCGCCGCTCGGCCCGCATGGGATTCGATCGCGCTGCCGCTCATGTATCTCGGGGCGGGTCTCGCGCTCGGCTTCACGCTCATGGCCGCGCTCGTGCTGCTCAAGGGCAAGGCTGCCGAAGAGGGAGGCTTCGCTCTTAAGCTCGCACTTGCCGGTGTGATCATCATGGCTATCACGGTAATCGCGTATGTTGTCTGGATCGCGATCGCTCCCTATCAGGCGCCGTCGCGCTCGATCGAGCGGCTCATCTCGGGCGATCTTGCCCTCATGTTCTGGTTGGGCGTTGTGGTGATCGGCGTGGTCGCCCCCGTGGCGCTCACGGCGCTCGCCTGCGTCAAGGCAACCAAGGGCGAAGGAGATACCGGCATCGCCAACCCGAAGAGCTTGAGCACGTATCTGTTCGCCTCGTTTGCCTGCACGGCCGTCGGTGCCGTGGCCATCCGTATGATCATGTACGCGGTCGGCACGAGCGTCGAACAACTCATATATAAGTAA
- a CDS encoding TorD/DmsD family molecular chaperone, translating to MEATMPASLAENLIAFAENRGNVYGFLSRCYEVEIDAAFAEQVAERFTFSSDDPVLTEALDAMKRDLADQSPEHLEELAVVFNRVFFGMGPRTAQKAFPYESVYTSSEGLMMQEAYSRAVSAYREQRLAKNPAFPEPEDHLAVEFAFMQNLCERAAAALASGDEQEAERLFTEQRAFLEEHLLTWIERFAADARESAESGFYCSLATFTEEFLKADAAALGEVLG from the coding sequence ATGGAAGCAACCATGCCCGCCTCCCTTGCGGAGAACCTCATCGCCTTTGCCGAAAACCGCGGCAACGTGTACGGGTTTCTGTCCCGATGCTACGAGGTCGAAATCGATGCGGCGTTTGCCGAGCAGGTAGCCGAGCGCTTTACCTTTTCGTCGGACGATCCGGTTCTGACCGAGGCGCTCGACGCGATGAAGCGCGATCTTGCCGACCAGAGCCCAGAGCATCTCGAAGAGCTCGCCGTCGTGTTCAATCGCGTGTTCTTCGGCATGGGTCCGCGTACGGCGCAGAAAGCGTTTCCGTACGAATCGGTGTACACGAGCTCCGAGGGACTCATGATGCAGGAGGCGTACTCTCGAGCGGTTTCTGCCTACCGCGAACAGCGGCTTGCGAAGAACCCTGCGTTTCCCGAGCCCGAGGACCATCTGGCCGTGGAGTTCGCGTTCATGCAGAACCTGTGCGAACGCGCTGCGGCGGCGCTGGCAAGCGGCGACGAACAGGAAGCGGAGCGGTTGTTCACCGAGCAGAGGGCGTTTTTGGAAGAGCACCTGCTTACCTGGATAGAGCGGTTCGCCGCCGATGCGAGAGAATCGGCCGAAAGCGGTTTTTACTGCTCCCTTGCGACGTTCACCGAGGAGTTCTTGAAAGCCGATGCGGCAGCGCTTGGGGAAGTGCTCGGATAA